Sequence from the Flavobacterium sp. TR2 genome:
CAACAAATCGGTTTCTGAATTGGAGAATAGGCAGTTTTTTATTTTTCCGTTTGCCGTCAAGCGGATTCGGTTACAGCTATCGCAAAACGGATTTGTTATGGAGCTAATGATTCCGAAATCGCCTTGAAAATCTTTGATTTTATAATTTCGGGCGGTGAAGTTTTTTTCATCTTCCAGTTTTTGAATTTCTTCTGAAGAAAAAACACTTTCAGCTGCAGCTAAGATTTCTTTCTGCGAAACCATTTTACTCCTGTCCCACTCGTTTCCTGCAAAGGGCATAAATTCGATGAAACGGACAGAAATTGGAAGAAATTGCGTCAATTTTACAAAATCGACAATTTCGTTGTCATTAAACCCTTTGATCAAAACCACATTTACTTTTACCTGAAAATCATTTTGGAGAAGCAGATGCAAATTGCCAATCACTTTCTCAAACTGATTTCGAAGCGTTATAGAAGCAAATTTAGACGAAACCAGAGTATCTAGACTCAAATTGATTTTTCTAACTTTAAACCGCTTTAAAGTCTCGATATGACGGTCAATTAAAATTCCGTTTGTCGTTAAGGAAAGTGAAATCTCTAAATCAGATAATTTAGAAACAATTTCAGGAAAATCCTTTCTTAGTAAAGGCTCTCCGCCTGTTAACCTTATTTTGTCAACACCGTTTTTTACGAAAGTCTGGGCAATGGCAAAAATCTCGTCGGCCGTCATCAAACTGGCTTTTGGAGATAATGCAATTCCATCTGCAGGCATACAGTACGTACAGCGCAGGTTGCATTTTTCTAGCAGTGAAATGCGCAGATAATTGTGCTTGCGCCCAAAACCATCCGTCAAAATAGTGTTAGAGGCTGTCATGGTTTTTTCCTTTTAAAATATGAAAAACGTGCATAACGTGAGGAAACACGGCATCCATCGATTCTTTTGCCCCGTTTGTAGAACCCGGCAAGGCCAAAACCAGACTTTTGCCCAAAGTTCCCGCAACACTTCTCGAAAGCATTGCATAAGGCATTCTCTGCTGTCCATAACTGCGAATAGCTTCTTCGATACCAGGAATTCTGCTTTCTAAAATTGGCTCTAAAGCTTCTGGCGTAACATCTCGTGGCGACAAACCCGTTCCTCCCGTAAAAATCACCAGCTGGTTTTCTTTAGCAAGAGCTTTTGTTTTCTCCTGAATAATATCCAGCTCATCCGGAATGATTTCGTAATGAGAAGTCTCCACTCCGTGCAATTCTAATTTTTCGACAATTGCTTTTCCTGAGCGATCTTCTTTATCGCCTGCAAAAATCGAATCGGAACAGACAAAAACCGCTGCTTTTATAGTGTTTGGAAACTTATTTTTGAAAGATGACTTTCCGCCTTCTTTATTGATTAATTTGATGGTTGAAATCTCAATTTCCTTATCTATCGGCTTGAGCATATCGTACATGGTAAGCGCTACAATTGATGCGCCGTGCATTGCTTCTACCTCAACTCCAGTTTTGTAGACCGTTTTTACTTTAAAAATAATCTGAATTTCTAAACCTTCGATATGATATTCAACAGAAGTAAATTCAATAGGAAGCGGATGGCAGTCCGGAATAGACAAATGCGTGTTTTTTACCGCAAATAATCCAGCCGTTTTGGCCATTTCTAAAACATTTCCTTTAGGCACCAAATTATTGACAACGGCATCAATCGTTTCCTGTTTGCTGACTTTTACGATTGCAGTTGCAGTTGCCACTCTTAAAGTGCTTATTTTATGCGTAATATCTACCATTTTATTTTCTTAGGTATTTTGTTTCCAAGTGAAGGTATCATTTTCAAACATTTCTTTGCCAAAAATCGGCACATCGGTTTTAATCCAGTTTACAATAGCTTCTGTCGCTTCGTAAACTTGCTTGCGACGTGTTGCCGAAACAAAAACAAACAGACAGATTTCGCCCGCTTTTACAACGCCTAAGCTGTGATAAATATGCATACAGGTTAAGTCAAATTTAGCGAACGCTTTTTCGCGAATGGCGTACAGTGCTTCATTTGCCATATCTTTATATGCCGAATAATCAATTGCAACGACTGTATTCTCGTGAATAACATCTGCGCGAACTTGCCCTAAAAAGATGTTATGCGCCCCAATAGTATGTTTGGATTGGTGCTTGGCAATCGATTCTGCAATAAATTCAGGAGAAATTGGTCCTTCTACAAATACATTTTTACTCATTTTTTATTTTTTTTTAACAGCCACGAATTCACGAATTTTATTTTTAAAATCTATACGCAAAATATTTGTTTAATTCGTCAATTGCCTCGACAGTTCGTTTTCACTCGAGTCGTAGCTATTCTTTTTACTTAGTACATTTTTCATTGCCAAAGCTCCGCCAGCAATGCTTTTTATATTTTTAAATCGATGCTTTTGAAGCAATTCGGCTGCAATTTTACTTCTAATTCCAGATTGGCAAAAAACATAGATTTTTTGGTTTTTATCCAGTTTTTCAATTTCTTTTTCCAAATGCATCAACGGAATCTGAATTTGATTTTTTATACTGATTTTTGGCGATTCGTCAGTATTTCGGACATCTAGAAAAAGAGCTCCTTCAGTATCTATTTCATTCAATGCAGCTTCAAAATTTATTTCTTCAACTTCGCATTTATTGTATTTTTCTTCGAATGCTTCTCTAGTTATGGCTTCAAAATTGCTTTTTTCAAAATCATACTTTTGCTGTTCATTATTCAAAGTATTATAAACCAATATTTTTCCGCTCAGGACCTTGCCAATTCCCAGAATCATTTTTAGGATTTCATTAGCTTGAAACATCCCGATAATTCCAACCGAAACGCCAAGAACGCCAGCATCTTCACAATTTGCAGCATTCGAATTTTCATCTGGATACAAACATCTGTATGTTGGACCGTTTTGATAATTGAAAACCGATACTTGTCCTTGAAACCTGAAAATAGATCCGTAAACCATTGGCTTCTCTGTCGCCAGGCAGGCATCATTTATTAAATATTTTATTGCAATGTTATCTGTTGCGTCTACTATAATGTCATATTTTTCAAATAGAGAAATAGCATTTTTTCCAGATAATTTTTCAGAAATTGATTTTACTTTAACCAAGGGATTCAAGTCAGAAATCATTGCCTTGGCTTGCTTTGCTTTAGATTTTCCTATAGCGTCAGTTTTGTAGATAACTTGTCTCTGCAAATTCGAAATTTCGATAAGATCATCATCTACAATTCCAATTTCGCCAACTCCAGCTGCAGCGAGATAAGGCAGAATTGCAGCGCCCAAACCTCCAGAGCCAATAACCAAAACTTTTGATTCCAATAATTTTTGCTGACCCGCCTCTCCTATTTCAGGAAGCAAAATCTGTCTATTATATCGTGCAGTTCCACTCATCTTTTAATTTTTTTAGCCTCCTGCAAACGGCGGCAATAAAGCTACGATATCATGTGTCTGCAATGTGTAATCTGCAGTTTTGGGAACTATTTTTTGATTGACCGCAACACTGAAAGTCAGCGATTCAAACTCATATTTTTTGTTTAAATCCTGCAATAGTTTTTGCAATGATAATTCTTCTGAAAAAGACAATTTTTCGAATTCACATTTTGTTTTTTCAGCAACAGCTCCAAAATATTTTACCTCAATCATTTTTATAAATTTAAATTCTGAAAAATAAATTCGTCATCAAAGTGTTCTTGAAAATACGAGATCCAGCTTGATGTATTTCTCACTACTTCGCCAATGACAATTATTGCCGGCGATGCTATTTGTTTTTCAGCTACCAATTTAGTGATTGTATTGATAGTTCCTATCACTTTTTGTTCTGAATTTTTCGTTCCGTTCTGGATAATGGCAATGGGCAGATCGTCATTTCTGTTTTGCTGATAGATCGAAATGATTTCGTCCAATTTATGCATCCCCATTAAAATAACAACTGTTGCCGCCGATTTTGATGCCAACAGAATATCGTTTGATAATTTATGGTCTGAAGTAGTTCCTGTAATTACCCAAAAACTTTCGGCTACTTTGCGCTGGGTCAAACTGATTCCAACTGAAGCAGGAACTCCTAAAGCAGATGAAATTCCAGGGACAATTGCGGTTTCGATTCCGAAATCTTCTGCAAATTCGATTTCCTCGCTTCCTCTCCCAAACACAAACGGATCGCCGCCTTTTAAACGAACCACGTGTCCGTGAGCTTTTGCCATAGAAACAATTAAATCATTAATCTGATCTTGCGTATAAGCATGACAGCCTAAACGCTTTCCAACAAAAACAATTTCTGCATTTGATGCATATTCTAATAGTTCTTCGTTGACCAAGGCATCATATAAAACCACATCAGCGCTTTTTAATGCTTTTATTGCTTTCATTGTAATCAATTCAGCGTCGCCTGGACCTGCGCCTACAATGGTCAATTTTGGTGTTTTTAAATTTCGCATAATCCTTAACTTAAATTGATATTCAAATCGTTTAATTCGTCGGCAGAATTAATATTGGTCAAAGGAAAATTTTCACTTTCTTCTATATTGATAATCTGATGAGGCAGTTTTGCCAGCAAATCCATTATTTTTAATTCATTAGCATCGATGGCTTCTTTTATAGTCGAAACGATATTTTTTGAATAGATCCCAATTAATGGATGCGTTTTGCTTTCGGAGGCAAAAACTGTAATTCCAGCTTCTTGGGTATGCTTTGAAATTAATTCCTGCAATAATTCGGTTGAAATTAACGGAATATCACAGCTTAAAATCAGATTGAATTCGGTTTCTGAATGCGATAATGCGGTATAAATTCCACCGAGCGGACCTTTATCTAAAATTAAATCTGGTATTTTTTCGTATGCTAAATAATCATATTCTTTTGATGCCGTAATCAGTTTTATCTGATCTGTTATTGGCAAAATCGCCTGAATGATGTGTTCTATAAATGGTTTATCCTGAAACAAAACCAATCCTTTCTCTGATTGCATTCTGGTGCTTTTTCCTCCGCAAAGAATAAATACTGTTAGTGTTTCCATGGTCGTTTTTTGTTTCAGGTTTCAAGTTTTCTTTGTTTCAGGTTTCATGGTTTGCCAGGCTGAGCGTCCCGAAACTTCGGGAGAAGCCCACATTCCAATTGGAGCGCCCTTCGACTTCGCTCAGGGTGACAATCTTTATTTAAGTTTCAGGTTTTGCCAATCTATGTCTCCAGCGGTTGAAACCGCTGGCTATGTTTATATGGCTTCCTTTAACATTTGATCTTCAAATATAGCCCAAGGTTTCAACCTCTGGAGCACCCCAATAAGCAAATCAATTTTTCAAGGAAAAATCAATTTAATGCTTGCCATTAAAATCACTGTTCCTAAAACCATTTTTAATGTTCTGTTTGAGAAGGAACCGCTGCCGTAAAACCCTCCTAACATTCCTCCTACAACCGCAATTGGAACTAAATAAAAACTTTCCATCGGAATTGTTTTTCCTCCTAAAAAGAATCCCAGCATTCCGGCAAATGAATTCACAAAAATGAATAAACTCGAAATCGCTGCCGATTCTTTGACTGAGGCCCATCCTAAAAATAACAGAATCGGACTTAAAATAATTCCGCCTCCAATTCCTAACATTCCTGATAATAATCCGATGACAAATCCAATTGCTAGGGCAAACGGAAGGTTGATTTTTACTTCTTCTTTTTCTTTAAAATTAAATACTCCAAACAACCTCAGCGCTGCAAAAACCAATACAATTCCTAAAACAATTTTATAAACTGCATTCTCTAAAGTTATAAACCCACCAATAAACGCTGCCGGAATTGATGCAATGGCAAACGGATAAAACAGCTTGGGTTTGAAATAATTATTCTTGTAATAAAACAGAAACGAAATGCTCGAAACAAACAAATTCAGCAGCAAAGCCGATGGTTTCATGATCGAAACCGGAAAAGCAAAAATGCTCATCAAAGCCAAATATCCAGAAGCTCCTCCGTGCCCAACGCTTGAATATAAAAATGCAATGACTATTAAGGCAAAACTAAACAATAGTATATTTTCTGAATTTAGGAGGCTCATTTTGCTTTTTGTTTTATTTGTTTTATTTGTTTCAAGTTTCAGGTTTCAAGTTTCAGTTTCAAGTTTCAGGTTTCAGTTTCAAGTTTCAGGTTTCAGGTTTCAAGTTTCTCCCGAAGCTTCGGGATCAAGTTTCAGGTTTATCGCTGTGTGTTTTTATTTATATAGCGCTCTTTATTTTTTATCTAAATTTATTTCTAAGAGTCATTAATCAATTGGTAAAATTGTTACTGACGCACCTTTTTTAATGCTTTCAGTATCATGCGGGACAATGACCAAACCATTTGCTACAGCAAAAGAATTCAGCATTGAAGATCCCTGTCCTTGTAAGATTTCAACGCTAGTTTCATTGTATAATGCTTTCAAGAAAAGAGTTTTTCCCGTATCATTTGCTATTGCATTATCTAATTTTCGAACAATTTTTGGCAAATGCGTATTAGAAAACCCCATTTTGTTTTTGACTGCAGGATATACGTAAATATAAAAATTAGTCAGTGACGAAGCTGGGTTTCCTGGCAATGCAAAAACCAGCGTATCTTTTTTGGCGCCAAAAAACATCGGTTTTCCGGGTTTCTGATTGATCTTGTAAAAAAGCTCTTCTACGCCATTTTTCAACAATGCCTCTTTCACAAAATCATAATCTCCAACTGAAATGCCGCCAGAAACCAAAACAATATCATTCTTTTTAAGAATTGATTTCAATGCTTGCTTAGTCGCTTTTAAATTGTCTTTAACTGTATGAATTTTAATTTTATCAATTCCGATAGTTTGCAAAGCAGCTTGCAGCATAACGGAGTTGCTTTCGTATATTTTTCCTTTTGAAAGTTTTTTTCCTAGCTTTACCAATTCATTCCCTGTGACTAAAATTGCCACTTTCGGCTTTTTATAAACTGTAATTTCTGTTATTCCTAAACACGCTAAAAAGCCAATTGCGGCAGGAGTAATTAAGGTATTAGCGTCAAAAACAACATCTTCCTCATTAATTTGTTCCCCTTTACCTCTTACATTGGAAAAAGGTTCTGGCATTTTTGCAATCAAAATCGAATCTCCGTTTACCATCACGTCTTCCTGCATTACTACCGTATCTGCACTGTTTGGAACGTATGCGCCTGTAAATATGCGTACAGCTTGATTTTCTTTTAATTTTATATTGGCATGATCTCCTGCCTGAGAAATTCCGACTACATCAAATTGATGTCTTCGCGAATGGATAAAAGCATAACCATCCATTGCTGACTGGCGAAACGGAGGCATCGAAATTGGCGAATAAATTGTTTCTGCCAAAATATATCCCAGTGCCTTACGCACAGAAATTTTTTGAGTTGACAAAGTTGAACTATTTGCAGCGACAATTTCTAAAGCTTCTTTTACTTCTATCATTTCTGTTAATTATAAAACTAAATAATAATACTTGATAAAAATATAAGTATTTATCGTTAGGTTGGTTAAAAAATTTATTATTTCTTTTGGTACTATAAAATTACTCTAATTTATTCAAAATCAACTTTAAAATTTTAGCGTAGATTTTACAAATAAATAGGCAAAACATTCATTTAAGGCTTTTTTGGCTCGTTTAAACCATTAAAAAATCTTTATAGAGTTATTTTAAAGCTTCAAAACAAACGTAAAAATACTACAATTTAGGTTCGGAAATAAAATTCTTTTTAACATTTTTACAGAACCTAAATTTCTTATGATACGCCTGAAAATAAGGCATGAACATAAATCCTCCATTTATTTCGGTCCTCACAGCAGCATATTTTTCAAAAAAAACTTCACAAACTTTTGGTTTTTATTATATAAAATTTAACTTTGTCTATAGGATTAGTAGAGTTTAAAATAATATTTCAAACCATAAAAACTATTATTGTGAAAACAACAGAAAGCATATTACATTTCATTCTTCCTAAAAAGTACACTTATAACACTTTTTGTTATATGTGTATCTGTTGTTAATACTCTGCTTTTATTCTTTTTGCTTTGAGGTTTTGCATCAAAGTAAATTTCTAAGAAAACACCACCAAAAATATTTTACTGAATTTAAACCAAAAATCTCTCCTATGCCCGTAAGTGCATTGGACGGATTCTTGAAATGATACCTATTATCCAACAAATTAAATGACTAACAACTAAAAAAATCAAAAATGAAAATAATGCAAACGTGTTGCTGTAAATAAAAAAAGCCATTTCTGCGGCAACAGAAATGGCGAGGCTTAAAGAATATTTATCACTAAATCAAGAACACTTTTAGAGTGCTGTATAAACAGTGCTCAGGGCGTCTTGTTAATTACTTAAAACCAATACAAAGAAATGAAAAAAAAGTTAAACATATACATACTGCTGTTTCTACTCTTCATAACGGCAGGAATACAAGCCCAAAATACTACCCCGCTTATTCAGTCAAAATTGGATGGAACTGTTGTAGATGCTATTACAAATCAACCTGTTATAGGAGCTTCAGTTACCATTAAAGGAACAACTCACGGTGTAGTTACAGATGCTGAAGGAAAATTTTATTTTCAGACAGGACAAAAATTCCCTTATACGTTGATTGTAAGCTACATTGGATATAAAAAACTGGAAGTAATTGTAGAGAAAAATCCAGTTATCATTAATCTTAAAGAAGAGCGTCAGGAACTAGATGAATTGGTAGTTGTGGGATACGGAACCCAAAAGAGAAAAGACATTACGGGTTCTGTAGCTTCAGTTCCAAAAGCCAATTTATCTCAAGTGACTTCTTCTGCCGATAATCTTTTAAGAGGTGCCGTTGCAGGAGTTGTAGTTACGCAAAGTTCAGGTCGCCCGGGTGCATCTTCGAGTGTCCGCATACGTGGAGGAAACTCTATTACTGCTGGTAATGAGCCTCTGTATGTTGTTGACGGAATTTTAATTTACAATGACAACAGCAACAGTGGCGCGGGCGTGACCTATGCGGGTGCAACTGTAAACGTTCTTTCTACTATAAATCCAGCCGATATTGAGTCTATCGAGGTTCTAAAAGACGCTTCGGCAACTGCAATTTATGGTTCTCGCGGTGCGAATGGGGTGGTCATTATTACAACTAAAAAAGGAACAAAAGGTCAAGATAACATTTCATATCAAGGCTATTTCGGATTCCAAAATATTTCAAAAAAACTTAAGCTGATGAATGCCAGCGAATGGGCAAGTTTAAGAAACGACGTTCAGGCAAGCATTGGCCAAGCTCCTTCTTTTTCTCCTCAACAAATTGAAGCGTTAAAAACTTCTGGGAACTACGATTGGCAGTCTGCAGCATTCGTAACTGCTGCTCCGGTACAAAACCATAATCTATCTTTTTCTGGCGGAGACGAGAAATCAAGATATGCTGTTTCTGCTGGATATTTTGATCAAGACGGTATTGTTTTAGGCTCTGATTTTAAACGTATTTCGCTTCGAGCAAACTATGAACGAAATTATTCTCAAAAATTCAAATTCGGCGTAAATGCCAATTATACCAATTCTATTGCAAATGGCGTAGGCACAAATGGAGGCGCTTCTGCCGGAAGAAATCCAAATCCGCTTGTTAGTGTCGTTTTGACCGCTCCTGTTGTTCCTATCAAAAATGCAGACGGAACCTATAATGTAACCAATAATCCTTATGCGACTTCTGTAAATGGCTATGTCCCAAATCCGATTAACGATTTGGAAAATACAATCAACGAAACGAAGCTAAACCGAACTCTAACCAGTTTATTTGGCGAGTACAAATTCAATAAAGAACTGACTGCCAAAGTTGCTGTAAGCGGGGATGTTTTAAATACGAAACAAAATTATTATGCTCCTTCAAACACCACTACTGGCGCAGGAACAAAAGGATTGGCTTCTATTGGAGAAAGACAGGTAAGTTCTGTTTTGAATGAAAACACACTGAATTACAACACACATTTTGGCGAAAACCATAAATTCTCAGCTTTGGGAGGTTACACGCTACAGTACACAAAAGGCGAAGTTGTAAATGCTGGCGCTCAAACTTTTGTTAATGATGCCAATACTTACAATGCGCTTCAAGATGGTGTAGCGGTAAAACCTTATAGTGAAGCTTACGAAAGTGTTTTGAAATCTTGGCTGGCTAGAATAAACTATTCGTATAAAGGAAAATACAATTTTACCCTATCAGGAAGAGCAGACGGTTCTTCTAGATTTGGTTCTGAATCACTTTGGGGCTACTTTCCTTCTGCTGGATTTTCTTGGAATATTACAGACGAAGAATTTGCCAACAACATTAAAGGCGTAACCGAAGCAAAACTTAGAATTACAGCAGGAACAACAGGAAACCAAGAAATTGGAAACTATCTTCCTCTGGCTTCAATGGGATCTGTAAATTATTCTTTTGGAGGAACATTGTACACAGGTCTGGCCCCTACCCGACTGGCAAACCCTGATTTGAGATGGGAAAAAACAAATCAGTATAATGTTGGATTGGATTTGTCTTTACTAGACCGAAGAATCAATTTTGTTTTTGATGTGTATTATAAAAAGACAAAAGATTTATTGATCAACGTTCCTGTGCCATTGAGTTCAGGTTATGCAACAGTGCTTCAAAACATTGGTGGCGTTGAAAATAAAGGTTTTGAGGTTGGTTTAACAACTGAAAACATTAAAACAGAAAACTTCGCTTGGAACTCCAACATCGTGTTTTCTTTAAACCGAAATAAAGTTACAGAAATTGGAAATGGCGTAGATCAGTTTTTCCCTGTCGTGCCAAACGGTTCTTTGTTGCAGCAGCAGCCCGTTACTGTAAAAGTAGGACTGCCTTTGGGAACTTTCTGGGGATATAAAACCAACGGAATTTTCCAGACTCAGGAAGAAGTTAACACGCAGCCAAAAATCAACAGTTTGGCAAATACGAAAGTGGGAGACAGAAAATATGTAGATACCAATGGAGATGGCGTAATTACCGCTCTCGACAAAGGAAATTTAGGCACTTCCCAACCCAAATTTGTCGGAAGTTTTAGCAACACGGTTTCGTACAACGATTTTGATCTGAATTTCTCTTTTCAAGGAGCTTATGGCGGAAAAATATTCAATGCTTTAAATCAGCAGTTAGAAATTTCTACACTTGGAACTAATGCCGCAGCCACTCTGAATGACCGCTGGACACCAACAAATCCAAGTAATGAAATTCCGAGAGCTTCAAGTTCTCCGTTAGGAATCGTTTCTGAACGCTATGTAGAAGATGCTTCTTTCTTACGATTAAAATTAATCACCTTAGGATACACTTTACCAAAAAGCGTTTCTAAAAAATTGGGAACAAAAAGCGTAAAAATCTACATCTCAGCAGAAAACCTAATTACATGGACCAAATACACTGGCTATGATCCAGAGGTAAGTTCATACGAACAAAACAACTTATATCCGGGAATTGACTTTGGCTCTTATCCAAACTCCAAAACATTCATCTCGGGCTTGAACGTAACTTTTTAAGTAAAAAAATATCAAAATGAAAAAGATAATCATAACATTCCTTTTAAGTGCCGGTCTATTGGCATCGTGCACCGATCTTGAGGTAACGCCTACCTCTTTTGTCACAGAAGACAATTATTTTGTCACTCAAGATGATGCTACTGCAAGTGTAACCGCTGTTTACGCCTCTTTAAGCCTTGATCCGGGCGAACAGAGTTTATTTGGCCGAAATCTCTATTTCTTAACCGACATGGGATCTGATTACGCAGCTGCAGGAGTTTCTGCTACAAACCCGCAAGTTAGGGCAATGAGCAGTTTGACGCACGATGCTACTAACGACCGCGTTCAGGTAGCATGGAGACAAATTTACAATGGAATTAATCGAGCCAACGTTTCGATTGACAATATTCCGAAAGTATCTGGCTCAGAAGTCATCAAGACGAGATTGATCAATGAAGCAAAATTCATTAGAGCATTGCTATATTTTCAGGCAGTTCGTCTTTGGGGCGGAGTTCCGATTGTGCTGCATGAAGCGACTTCTATCAATTTAGGAGATTTAAAAACAAATCGTTCCACAGCTGACGAAGTTTACAATCAAATCATTAAAGACTTGACTGATGCTGAAGCTTTACCCAAAACATACACAGCGGCAGATGCTGGACGCGCTACTTCGGGAGCTGCAAAAGCTATTTTGGCAAAAGTATATCTGACTAGAAAAGACTGGCCAAATGCAATTGCAAAATCAAGAGAAGTTATAAACGGCGGTTATGGATATGCCTTATTTGAAGATTTTCAGGATATATTCACTAAAACCAAAAAGAACGGGAAAGAGCATATTTTCTCTGTTCAATTTGAGCCAAATCAAGCTGGAAATGGTTCTAGCGGAAGCACTTTTCAAGCTACTTCTTTTACTGGATTTACAGCAACAGAACCGGCAGATATTGTCTCAGACGTTGCTTTGTTTTACGATATCTATGCCCCTGGAGAC
This genomic interval carries:
- a CDS encoding SusC/RagA family TonB-linked outer membrane protein — encoded protein: MKKKLNIYILLFLLFITAGIQAQNTTPLIQSKLDGTVVDAITNQPVIGASVTIKGTTHGVVTDAEGKFYFQTGQKFPYTLIVSYIGYKKLEVIVEKNPVIINLKEERQELDELVVVGYGTQKRKDITGSVASVPKANLSQVTSSADNLLRGAVAGVVVTQSSGRPGASSSVRIRGGNSITAGNEPLYVVDGILIYNDNSNSGAGVTYAGATVNVLSTINPADIESIEVLKDASATAIYGSRGANGVVIITTKKGTKGQDNISYQGYFGFQNISKKLKLMNASEWASLRNDVQASIGQAPSFSPQQIEALKTSGNYDWQSAAFVTAAPVQNHNLSFSGGDEKSRYAVSAGYFDQDGIVLGSDFKRISLRANYERNYSQKFKFGVNANYTNSIANGVGTNGGASAGRNPNPLVSVVLTAPVVPIKNADGTYNVTNNPYATSVNGYVPNPINDLENTINETKLNRTLTSLFGEYKFNKELTAKVAVSGDVLNTKQNYYAPSNTTTGAGTKGLASIGERQVSSVLNENTLNYNTHFGENHKFSALGGYTLQYTKGEVVNAGAQTFVNDANTYNALQDGVAVKPYSEAYESVLKSWLARINYSYKGKYNFTLSGRADGSSRFGSESLWGYFPSAGFSWNITDEEFANNIKGVTEAKLRITAGTTGNQEIGNYLPLASMGSVNYSFGGTLYTGLAPTRLANPDLRWEKTNQYNVGLDLSLLDRRINFVFDVYYKKTKDLLINVPVPLSSGYATVLQNIGGVENKGFEVGLTTENIKTENFAWNSNIVFSLNRNKVTEIGNGVDQFFPVVPNGSLLQQQPVTVKVGLPLGTFWGYKTNGIFQTQEEVNTQPKINSLANTKVGDRKYVDTNGDGVITALDKGNLGTSQPKFVGSFSNTVSYNDFDLNFSFQGAYGGKIFNALNQQLEISTLGTNAAATLNDRWTPTNPSNEIPRASSSPLGIVSERYVEDASFLRLKLITLGYTLPKSVSKKLGTKSVKIYISAENLITWTKYTGYDPEVSSYEQNNLYPGIDFGSYPNSKTFISGLNVTF
- a CDS encoding RagB/SusD family nutrient uptake outer membrane protein; amino-acid sequence: MKKIIITFLLSAGLLASCTDLEVTPTSFVTEDNYFVTQDDATASVTAVYASLSLDPGEQSLFGRNLYFLTDMGSDYAAAGVSATNPQVRAMSSLTHDATNDRVQVAWRQIYNGINRANVSIDNIPKVSGSEVIKTRLINEAKFIRALLYFQAVRLWGGVPIVLHEATSINLGDLKTNRSTADEVYNQIIKDLTDAEALPKTYTAADAGRATSGAAKAILAKVYLTRKDWPNAIAKSREVINGGYGYALFEDFQDIFTKTKKNGKEHIFSVQFEPNQAGNGSSGSTFQATSFTGFTATEPADIVSDVALFYDIYAPGDKRRDVSYAKQLLNPATGTLYTFPKPIFKKYLDLSNLATPSNVAINFPVIRYADILLSLAEAINEQSGPTAESYELINQVRRRAFGKAITTPDASVDLVGLNQTSFRAAIQEERKKEFVQEGQRWYDLVRWGTLVTEVKKVTAKNSVSERNNLYPIPQSERNINPDGLPQNPGY